CCATTTCGGCTCGAAGATCACTTCGCCCGACCGGGGCAGCTCGCGCGTGAGCTTCGCGAGCATCGGATCGATCGGCGCGCGCAGCGGGAGGCTCATCGACCCGGTTGCGCCGGCCCCGCGGACGCGGCCACCGCCTCGACGACCGAGTCGATCGCGAGCTCGTCGCGCTCGCCGGTCGCGCGGTCCTTCCGCTCGACGACGCCGCGCCCGATGCCCTTCGCTCCGACCGTGAGCTGCATCGGCATGCCGAGCAGATCGGCGTCGGCGAACTTCACGCCCGCGCTCGCCTCGCGATCGTCGACGAGGACCGAGAGGCCGCGCGCTTCGAGACCCGCGACGAGCGCGTCGGCCGCGTCGATCACCGGTTGCGCGGCATCGCCGCGCCCGGGGAGGACGACGACGTGCACGTCGTACGGCGCGACCGCGCGCGGCCACGCGATCCCCGAGTCGTCGTGGTACTGCTCGACGACGGCGGCGAGCACGCGCGAGATGCCGATGCCGTAGCAACCCATCTGCATCGGGTGCGCGTTTCCCTCGTCGTCGGTGTACGTCGCCTCGAACGCCTTCGAGTACTTCGCGCCGAGCTGGAACACGTGGCCGACCTCGATGCCGCGGTCGATCGCGAGCGGGTTGCCGCAGCGCGGGCACGCGTCGCCGGGCACGACCGTCACGAGCTCGGCCCAGTCGGTGACCCTGAAGTCCCGTTCGAGCCACGCGTCGCGCACGTGATGATCGACGCGGTTGGCTCCGGTGATCCATCCGTGGGCCGCCCGCACCGAGGGATCCGCAATGACCGCCGTCGCCGCCGGATGGTGCGGACCGATGTACCCGCGCGGCAGGTCGGGGTGCGCGGCGAAGTCGTCGTCGGTGTAGAGGCGCACCCGGCGCGGTGCGAGCGCATGCTCCAGCGCGACGACGTTGACCTCGCGATCGCCCGGCACGAGCGCGAGGCCGAGCTCGCCGTCGGCGTCGAACGCGATGCACTTCAACAGCTCGCCGCGCTCGACGCCGAGCAGCGCGGCAACCCCGTCGATCCCCGGCACGTCCGGCGTCGCGATCTCCGTCATCGCCGACGCACCCGCGGGCGCGGCGGGCACGTCGACCTCGCTCACGGCGCGACGCGCGGCCTCGACGTTCGCCGCGTAATCGCACGATGGGCACCAGACGAAGTCGTCCTCCCCCACACTCGCGACGGCCATGAACTCACGGCTCACGTCGCCACCGATCTCGCCCGAGTCGGCTTCGACCGCGCGGAACGTCAGCGCGCACCGCTCGAACACGCGGAAGTAGGCGTCGTACATCGTGCGGTACGAACGATCGAGACCGTCGAGGTCGACGTCGAACGAGTACGCGTCCTTCATCAGGAACTCACGCGTGCGCAGCAGGCCGAAGCGCGGTCGCAGCTCGTCGCGGTACTTCCAGCCGATCTGGTACAGGTTCACGGGCAGGTCGCGATAGCTGCCGTACTCGCCCTTCACGATCGTCGTGACGACCTCTTCCGCCGTCGGCGCGAGGCAGAACGCGGTCTCCTTGCGGTCGAGCAGGCGGAACATCAGCGGCCCGTACTGCGGCTCGCGACCACTCCGCTGCCAGAGTTCGAGCGGCTGGACGATCGGGAACAGGACCTCCTGTGCGCCCGCGGCGTCCATCTCCTCGCGCACGATCCGCTCGATGTTGCGGAGCACGCGGTGACCGAGCGGCAGCCACGCGTAGATGCCGGCCGCGACCCGACGGATGTAGCCCGCGCGCACGAGGAGGCGATGGCTGTCGACCTCCGCGTCCGCGGGATCGTCCCGCAACGTGCGGAGAAACAACTGCGACATGCGCATGACCGGTGAAGGTACAGGGCGCGACCGGGAACGACGCGTGCCCGACGACGGGAACACAACCGTGAGCGGCCGAGCGGCGAGCGAGGCGAGCGAGCAACCTCGCGCGCTCCCATCCCGCGTCACGGAGCGGCGAGTGGGCATCCGATGACAACGGTGAAGCCCGGTGCCGGGCCGAGCGAGCGCGACCGGAAATGTCGACCCGGGCGCTCGCAAATATTCCCGACTTGCGTGCTGGTATTTCAGACGGGCGCTGGGGTACGCTGGTCGCCGTGATTCAGCAGCGCGGCGCGAACAGCATCTCGATGGGACGAACCCCACACGAGATGTACGACGAGCGCTGTCCTTCTCTTCCTCGCTGAGCCGGGGTTCCCAGCCGGGACCGGTTCGCCGCGGCACGCTTGCCGCACCTCCATCCGTCTCCTCTCGTGGAGCCCGCCATGGCGATCGACGTATCCGAAATCAGAGGCCGCACCCTCGATCCGGAGATCGAGCAGGAAGTCAGCCGCTTCGAGACGACCGTCGAGGAGTACCTCGCGGGCGACGTCGCCGACGACGTCTTCCGGGTCTTCCGTCTGAACCAGGGGATCTACGGCCAGCGCCAGGGCGGCCATCACCAGATGGTTCGCGTGAAGATCCCGTACGGCCGGATCGAGCCCGACCAGCTCGAGGTCCTCGCCTTCATCTCCGAGACCTACTCGCGCGGCTGGGGCCACCTCACCACCCGCCAGAACATCCAGTTCCACTTCGTGCCGCTCGAGAAGACGCCCGAGGTGTTGCGGCTGCTCGCAGGCGCGGGCCTGACCTCGCGAGAGGCGTG
The DNA window shown above is from Acidimicrobiia bacterium and carries:
- a CDS encoding proline--tRNA ligase, giving the protein MRMSQLFLRTLRDDPADAEVDSHRLLVRAGYIRRVAAGIYAWLPLGHRVLRNIERIVREEMDAAGAQEVLFPIVQPLELWQRSGREPQYGPLMFRLLDRKETAFCLAPTAEEVVTTIVKGEYGSYRDLPVNLYQIGWKYRDELRPRFGLLRTREFLMKDAYSFDVDLDGLDRSYRTMYDAYFRVFERCALTFRAVEADSGEIGGDVSREFMAVASVGEDDFVWCPSCDYAANVEAARRAVSEVDVPAAPAGASAMTEIATPDVPGIDGVAALLGVERGELLKCIAFDADGELGLALVPGDREVNVVALEHALAPRRVRLYTDDDFAAHPDLPRGYIGPHHPAATAVIADPSVRAAHGWITGANRVDHHVRDAWLERDFRVTDWAELVTVVPGDACPRCGNPLAIDRGIEVGHVFQLGAKYSKAFEATYTDDEGNAHPMQMGCYGIGISRVLAAVVEQYHDDSGIAWPRAVAPYDVHVVVLPGRGDAAQPVIDAADALVAGLEARGLSVLVDDREASAGVKFADADLLGMPMQLTVGAKGIGRGVVERKDRATGERDELAIDSVVEAVAASAGPAQPGR